In one Streptomyces venezuelae genomic region, the following are encoded:
- a CDS encoding DUF305 domain-containing protein: MLNRRTSAVTALLAAAVLALAGCDSDGGGGGGPDAGPKAAAEPSVIAPGKPGETAATMSAKDAAKQRSEDDSPNSADFTYTQMMIVHHGQALEMTELAPKRAESSRVKRLASRISAAQRPEIGAMEGWLKKHGGPREHAGHDHAAMPGMASAAQLKQLRAAKGEAFDELFLKLMITHHTGAVTMATDVLSEGNNIQVEEMANDVVAQQSSEIGRMREMS, encoded by the coding sequence GTGCTCAACCGTCGTACATCCGCCGTCACCGCGTTGCTGGCGGCAGCCGTTCTCGCGCTCGCGGGGTGCGACTCCGACGGGGGCGGCGGGGGCGGTCCGGACGCCGGACCCAAGGCGGCGGCCGAGCCTTCGGTGATCGCGCCGGGCAAGCCGGGCGAGACCGCCGCGACGATGTCCGCGAAGGACGCCGCGAAGCAGAGATCCGAGGACGACTCCCCCAACTCGGCTGACTTCACCTACACGCAGATGATGATCGTGCACCACGGTCAGGCCCTGGAGATGACCGAACTCGCCCCGAAGCGGGCCGAGTCGAGCCGCGTCAAACGGCTCGCCTCGCGCATCTCCGCCGCCCAGCGGCCGGAGATCGGCGCGATGGAGGGCTGGCTGAAGAAGCACGGCGGTCCGCGCGAGCACGCCGGGCACGACCACGCGGCCATGCCGGGCATGGCCAGTGCGGCGCAGCTGAAGCAGCTGCGTGCCGCGAAGGGCGAGGCGTTCGACGAGCTCTTCCTGAAGCTGATGATCACGCATCACACGGGAGCGGTCACGATGGCCACGGACGTGCTCTCCGAGGGCAACAACATCCAGGTCGAGGAGATGGCGAACGACGTGGTGGCGCAGCAGTCGAGCGAGATCGGCAGGATGCGGGAGATGAGCTGA
- a CDS encoding LVIVD repeat-containing protein → MTLLNNSRTRRRRMGVGAAAAGLLAALLTAAPAGAVPDPGDSPAAPKSVSKSAEARTEKAIERGEIPAPDEVVHSKNIEHLANIPKDALPGLNTDIAFQGKYAFAGNYDGFRIYDISNPKAPKTVSQVLCPGSQNDVSVSGDLLFLSTDSSRSDNSCKSTTQPATEKSSWEGMKIFDISDKSNPRYVSAVETACGSHTHTLVPERKNVYVYVSSYSPNATFPDCQPPHDGISVIKVPRKAPQKAAVVNFPVLFPGEGPDGGGNPGGPTNPGVSKTTGCHDITVLPSEDLAAGACMGDGILFSIKDPENPRVIDQVQDNTNFAFWHSATFNQRADKVVFTDELGGGSGATCNAATGPERGANGIYDIKGKGDKRKLVFKSYFKIPRHQADTENCVAHNGSLIPVRGKDLMVQAWYQGGVSVWDFTNSAKPKEIGYFERGPHTTDKITTAGSWSAYYYNGRVYSNDIEKGLDVLKINDKRTDSAQRVRLHELNVQTQPDYFD, encoded by the coding sequence GTGACCCTGTTGAACAATTCCCGAACTCGACGCAGACGCATGGGAGTCGGAGCGGCCGCGGCCGGGCTGCTGGCCGCGCTGCTGACCGCCGCACCCGCGGGAGCCGTCCCCGACCCCGGTGACAGCCCCGCCGCCCCGAAGAGTGTCTCCAAGAGCGCAGAAGCCCGGACGGAGAAGGCCATCGAGCGCGGGGAGATACCCGCGCCCGACGAGGTCGTCCACTCCAAGAACATCGAGCACCTCGCCAACATCCCCAAGGACGCGCTGCCGGGCCTCAACACGGACATCGCGTTCCAGGGCAAGTACGCCTTCGCCGGCAATTACGACGGTTTCCGGATCTACGACATCAGCAACCCGAAGGCACCGAAGACGGTCTCACAGGTGCTGTGCCCGGGATCGCAGAACGACGTCTCCGTCTCCGGCGACCTGCTCTTCCTCTCCACGGACTCCTCGCGCAGCGACAACTCCTGCAAGAGCACCACGCAGCCCGCCACGGAGAAGTCCTCGTGGGAGGGCATGAAGATCTTCGACATCAGCGACAAGTCGAACCCGAGGTACGTGTCCGCCGTCGAGACCGCCTGCGGGTCCCATACACACACGCTGGTGCCGGAGCGCAAGAACGTCTACGTGTACGTCTCCTCGTACTCCCCGAACGCGACGTTCCCGGACTGCCAGCCTCCGCACGACGGGATCTCGGTCATCAAGGTGCCGCGCAAGGCCCCGCAGAAGGCCGCGGTCGTGAACTTCCCCGTGCTCTTCCCGGGTGAGGGTCCCGACGGCGGCGGCAACCCGGGCGGGCCCACCAACCCGGGCGTCTCCAAGACCACCGGCTGCCACGACATCACCGTGCTGCCCTCCGAGGACCTCGCGGCGGGCGCCTGCATGGGCGACGGCATCCTCTTCTCCATCAAGGACCCGGAGAACCCGAGGGTCATCGACCAGGTCCAGGACAACACCAACTTCGCGTTCTGGCACTCGGCGACCTTCAACCAGCGGGCGGACAAGGTCGTCTTCACCGACGAGCTCGGCGGCGGCTCCGGCGCCACCTGCAACGCGGCCACCGGACCCGAGCGCGGCGCCAACGGCATCTACGACATCAAGGGCAAGGGCGACAAGCGCAAGCTGGTCTTCAAGAGCTACTTCAAGATCCCGCGCCACCAGGCCGACACCGAGAACTGCGTGGCCCACAACGGGTCGCTGATCCCGGTCAGGGGCAAGGACCTCATGGTCCAGGCCTGGTACCAGGGCGGTGTCTCCGTCTGGGACTTCACCAACTCCGCCAAGCCCAAGGAGATCGGCTACTTCGAGCGCGGCCCGCACACCACGGACAAGATCACCACGGCGGGCTCGTGGTCGGCGTACTACTACAACGGCCGGGTCTACTCGAACGACATCGAGAAGGGCCTCGACGTCCTGAAGATCAACGACAAGCGGACCGACTCCGCCCAGCGGGTCCGCCTGCACGAGCTCAACGTCCAGACGCAGCCGGACTACTTCGACTAG
- a CDS encoding TetR/AcrR family transcriptional regulator: MSPRSPSVNEELRRRSRERLLQATVELVGERGFEATTLGHIADRAGAARGLVSYYFPGKRQLLQSAVHRLMHRTLDEALEREPRTEDGPERLARAVDAILGLAVDEPLLMRTHMAGILQAEGFVQCPEQQRLAELLRDTVVRYGSQDPDRDYPLLRALLMGAVFALLIPGAPMPLETLRAELFQRYDLDWKLGFPPDGTPPDGMFPNGTSRSSPAASGR, from the coding sequence ATGTCCCCGCGCAGTCCGTCGGTCAATGAAGAATTGCGCAGACGTTCCCGGGAGCGGCTGCTGCAGGCGACGGTGGAGCTGGTGGGCGAACGCGGGTTCGAGGCCACGACGCTCGGACACATCGCGGACCGCGCCGGCGCCGCCCGCGGCCTCGTGTCGTACTACTTCCCGGGCAAGCGCCAACTGCTGCAGTCCGCGGTGCACCGGCTCATGCACCGCACGCTGGACGAGGCGCTCGAGCGGGAGCCGCGGACCGAGGACGGGCCCGAGCGGCTCGCGCGGGCCGTCGACGCGATCCTGGGCCTCGCCGTCGACGAACCGCTGCTGATGCGCACGCACATGGCGGGGATCCTCCAGGCGGAGGGGTTCGTGCAATGTCCCGAGCAGCAGCGTCTCGCGGAGCTGCTGCGCGACACCGTGGTGCGGTACGGATCGCAGGACCCCGACCGGGACTATCCGCTGCTGCGCGCGCTCCTGATGGGCGCGGTCTTCGCGCTGCTCATCCCCGGGGCGCCGATGCCCCTGGAGACGCTGCGCGCCGAGTTGTTCCAGCGGTACGACCTCGACTGGAAGCTCGGCTTCCCGCCGGACGGCACACCGCCCGACGGGATGTTCCCGAACGGGACTAGTCGAAGTAGTCCGGCTGCGTCTGGACGTTGA
- a CDS encoding HAD family hydrolase, which produces MTIKGVLFDFSGTLFRIEPAESWLRAVLAELEVPLPEDESARAAEALERAGALPGGAHPARVPGHLAELWATRDRTAELHRAAFTGLAREVPLPDPRLYDALYARHMTPPAWQPYADAAEVLTGLRGRGIGIAVVSNIGWDLRPVFRAHGLDAYVDAYVLSYEHEMQKPDPRLFAVACDALGVDPRDALMVGDDRRADAGAAGLGCAVHFVEHLPVERRPGGLRPVLGLVG; this is translated from the coding sequence ATGACCATCAAGGGCGTGCTCTTCGACTTCTCCGGGACGCTGTTCCGCATCGAGCCTGCCGAGTCCTGGCTGCGGGCCGTCCTCGCGGAGCTCGAAGTCCCGCTGCCCGAGGACGAGTCGGCGCGGGCCGCCGAGGCACTGGAGAGGGCGGGCGCGCTCCCCGGAGGCGCCCATCCGGCCCGCGTGCCCGGCCACCTCGCCGAGTTGTGGGCCACCCGCGACCGGACCGCCGAACTGCACCGCGCCGCGTTCACCGGACTCGCCCGCGAGGTGCCGCTCCCCGACCCGCGGCTCTACGACGCGCTGTATGCCCGGCACATGACTCCTCCGGCATGGCAGCCCTACGCCGATGCCGCGGAGGTCCTGACCGGACTGCGGGGGCGCGGCATCGGCATCGCGGTGGTCAGCAACATCGGATGGGACCTGCGGCCCGTCTTCCGCGCCCACGGGCTGGACGCGTACGTCGACGCGTACGTCCTGTCGTACGAGCACGAGATGCAGAAGCCCGATCCGCGGCTCTTCGCGGTGGCCTGCGACGCGCTGGGGGTCGATCCCCGGGACGCCCTGATGGTCGGGGACGACCGGCGGGCGGACGCCGGCGCGGCGGGGCTCGGGTGTGCGGTGCACTTCGTCGAGCATCTGCCGGTGGAACGGCGTCCCGGAGGCCTGCGGCCCGTGCTCGGACTCGTCGGATGA
- a CDS encoding phosphatase PAP2 family protein, protein MYSAPTDTPTRPPGSRAALAAAAFGVPSLVLLLLVALEWRPLLSLDGDISRTTHRWAVDESGVTRVFRVLTDWVWDPWTMRALCAVVVICLALRGARWLALWLTGTCVVGSALQQGLKAAVDRPRPVWPDPVDSAHYAAFPSGHAMTAVIVCGLILWVLRRYGARPAVWRACLALAVLSVVGVGATRIWLGVHWPSDVVGGFLLGALMVALAVATYAYGPARRTPEAT, encoded by the coding sequence ATGTACTCCGCGCCCACCGACACCCCGACCCGACCGCCCGGCTCCCGGGCCGCGCTCGCCGCCGCGGCCTTCGGCGTGCCCTCGCTCGTCCTGCTCCTCCTGGTCGCACTGGAGTGGCGGCCGTTGCTCTCCCTCGACGGGGACATCTCGCGCACCACCCACCGCTGGGCGGTGGACGAGTCCGGTGTGACGCGCGTCTTCCGTGTCCTCACCGACTGGGTGTGGGACCCCTGGACGATGCGCGCGCTGTGCGCCGTGGTGGTCATCTGTCTCGCACTGCGCGGGGCCAGGTGGCTCGCGCTCTGGCTGACGGGCACCTGCGTGGTCGGCTCCGCGCTCCAGCAGGGCCTGAAGGCGGCGGTGGACCGGCCGCGGCCGGTGTGGCCGGACCCGGTGGACTCCGCGCACTACGCGGCGTTCCCATCGGGCCACGCGATGACGGCGGTGATCGTCTGCGGTCTGATCCTGTGGGTGCTGCGCCGCTACGGCGCCCGCCCGGCCGTGTGGCGCGCCTGCCTGGCCCTCGCCGTGCTCTCCGTCGTCGGCGTGGGAGCGACCCGCATCTGGCTCGGTGTGCACTGGCCGTCGGACGTCGTGGGCGGTTTTCTGCTGGGGGCCCTGATGGTGGCACTGGCGGTCGCGACGTACGCGTACGGGCCCGCCAGGCGCACCCCCGAAGCGACGTGA
- a CDS encoding M56 family metallopeptidase encodes MMVPVALLLLGALTAVVAPRMLARADWPEREPVVALWVWQCVVAGVLLCCALSMILSAAAAWQAVRGHVFAPAPHEVVEAYALQEPGPWAAATAVVLACGGVWSAAMLAREIVRARARRAGSRAELLVRSPLLPGEEPGNNRLVVLEGERPDAWWLPGQAPQLVITTAALRRLKGRQLDAVLAHEQGHAQARHDWLLHCSGALAIGFPQVRVFAAFRDEMHRLVELAADDVASRRFGRLTIALALVELNEDRGVFGPCPAHQAHVPQRVHRLLAARPRLTAARRLRLTATAALVPVIPVLVTFVPGLRALG; translated from the coding sequence ATGATGGTCCCCGTCGCGCTGTTGCTGCTGGGCGCCCTGACCGCTGTCGTCGCCCCCCGGATGCTCGCGCGGGCCGACTGGCCGGAGCGCGAACCCGTGGTCGCGCTGTGGGTTTGGCAGTGCGTGGTGGCGGGAGTCCTGCTCTGCTGCGCGCTCTCGATGATCCTGAGCGCGGCCGCCGCCTGGCAGGCCGTGCGCGGCCACGTCTTCGCGCCGGCGCCGCACGAGGTCGTCGAGGCGTACGCGCTGCAGGAACCCGGCCCTTGGGCGGCGGCGACCGCGGTGGTCCTGGCCTGCGGCGGTGTGTGGAGTGCGGCCATGCTGGCCAGGGAGATCGTGCGGGCGCGGGCGCGGCGGGCGGGCAGCCGGGCCGAACTCCTCGTACGTTCGCCGCTGTTGCCCGGCGAGGAGCCGGGCAACAACCGTCTCGTCGTCCTGGAGGGCGAGCGCCCCGACGCCTGGTGGCTGCCCGGTCAGGCGCCCCAGCTGGTCATCACCACGGCCGCGTTGCGCCGCCTGAAGGGCCGCCAGCTCGATGCGGTGCTCGCGCACGAGCAGGGGCACGCGCAGGCCAGGCACGACTGGTTGCTGCACTGCTCGGGCGCGCTGGCCATCGGGTTCCCGCAGGTGCGGGTGTTCGCGGCGTTCCGCGACGAGATGCACCGGCTGGTGGAGCTGGCCGCCGACGATGTGGCGTCGCGTCGTTTCGGCCGTCTGACGATCGCCCTCGCGCTGGTCGAACTGAACGAGGACCGCGGAGTGTTCGGCCCCTGCCCGGCCCATCAGGCGCACGTCCCGCAGCGCGTGCACCGTCTCCTCGCGGCCCGCCCGCGCCTCACCGCGGCCCGCAGGCTCCGTCTGACGGCGACGGCCGCGCTGGTGCCGGTGATCCCCGTCCTCGTCACGTTCGTACCGGGCCTGCGCGCGCTGGGCTGA
- a CDS encoding HAD family hydrolase, with protein sequence MIETIVFDVGETLTKDDRYWASWADWLQVPRHTLSALVGAVVAQGGDRADALRLVSRDMDVASACRARESAGRGEHLGEADLYPDVRPALGALQKLGIRVVVAGEGSARAAELLRGLDLPADHVATSGDWGVAKPDPDFFTRVLEAAQADPQATLHVGDHPAHDIFPAQRAGLRTAHIRRGPWGHYWADHPDVADAADLRIDGLMALTELTGR encoded by the coding sequence ATGATCGAGACCATCGTGTTCGACGTGGGGGAGACCCTCACCAAAGACGACCGCTACTGGGCGTCGTGGGCGGACTGGCTGCAGGTTCCGCGCCACACCCTGTCCGCGCTCGTCGGAGCCGTCGTCGCCCAGGGCGGGGACAGGGCCGACGCGCTGCGGCTCGTCAGCCGCGACATGGACGTCGCCTCCGCCTGCCGCGCCCGCGAGTCGGCGGGCCGGGGCGAGCATCTGGGCGAGGCCGACCTCTACCCGGACGTGCGGCCCGCGCTCGGCGCTCTCCAGAAGCTGGGCATCCGCGTCGTCGTCGCGGGGGAGGGCTCGGCGCGCGCGGCCGAGCTCCTGCGCGGCCTCGACCTGCCCGCCGACCACGTCGCCACCTCCGGCGACTGGGGCGTGGCCAAGCCCGACCCGGACTTCTTCACGCGCGTACTCGAAGCGGCCCAGGCCGATCCGCAGGCCACGCTCCACGTCGGCGACCATCCGGCCCACGACATCTTCCCCGCCCAGCGGGCCGGGCTGCGGACGGCCCACATCCGCCGCGGCCCGTGGGGGCACTACTGGGCGGACCATCCCGACGTCGCCGACGCGGCGGACCTGCGGATCGACGGCCTCATGGCACTGACCGAGCTGACCGGGCGCTGA
- a CDS encoding DUF5134 domain-containing protein: protein MHGPVQAAWLLVALCAGTGAYCLLRMRSRIEEQRRTAGGEALMGFGMAVMAVPAAVLAPPRWAWLVYAAVFGAAALHTVWAARTDPHHLHHLVGAFAMVYMSVAMATAPGAHAGHGGAGVPLLTGALLLYFAGYVLWSGARLAPRAVSAPAGGTAVLAWADRSEVALACRLSMGIGMVAMLLTL, encoded by the coding sequence GTGCACGGACCGGTACAGGCCGCCTGGCTGCTCGTCGCGCTCTGCGCGGGTACCGGGGCCTACTGCCTGCTGCGCATGCGCAGCAGGATCGAGGAACAGCGCCGCACGGCCGGCGGCGAGGCGCTCATGGGGTTCGGCATGGCGGTGATGGCCGTGCCCGCGGCCGTGCTCGCGCCGCCGCGCTGGGCATGGCTGGTCTACGCCGCGGTGTTCGGGGCGGCCGCGCTGCACACCGTGTGGGCGGCCCGCACCGACCCCCACCACCTCCATCACCTCGTCGGCGCGTTCGCGATGGTCTACATGTCGGTGGCGATGGCCACGGCGCCCGGCGCGCACGCGGGCCACGGGGGCGCCGGCGTCCCCTTGCTCACCGGCGCGCTCCTGCTGTACTTCGCCGGGTACGTCCTGTGGTCCGGCGCGCGCCTCGCCCCCCGGGCGGTCTCCGCGCCGGCGGGCGGCACGGCGGTACTGGCGTGGGCGGACCGCTCCGAGGTGGCGCTGGCGTGCCGGCTGTCGATGGGGATCGGCATGGTGGCGATGCTGCTGACGCTCTAG